CATTGCGTCCTTTCAGCAAAAGGATCTGATCGACATTCATGCTTTTCCTCCCGTTACGCGGAGGCAAGGACCATCGGCCCTCGCGACCGCCAAGCTGGCGGGAAAGCCTCCCAGGCTGGAGACATGCCCGCCATCAGCCAAAAGGATGATTGGGCGGAAAAGGGCGCTTTCAAGCCGAAAGACGATTTCGGCGCGCCGGCAGCGGGTCGAGCCATGGAAAAACGACAAGGCCCACCAGGAAGCCACCCACATGAGCCTCCCAGGCGATGGTGCCCTCTCCGATCCCGATCGGCTGAGCAAAGGCGAACAGGTAATTGGTGGCGAACCACACGCCGAGAAAGATCAGGAAGGACCGGTTGCGGATGAGGTCGGCCAGACCCTGGCGGGGTCTCTCGTGCGGTTCGGAGAGCCGCCCCTCCCACAGCCATGCCGCCGGCGCGAACATGAACCACGAAGCGGCCGCCATGAGGCCGGACACCGCCCCCGAGGCGCCGATCAGCGGAAAGACCTGCATCGGGTTCATCGCCGCGTAGAGCACGGCCCCGCCAACCGCCGCCAGCGCCGAGAGCAGGTAGAACCGGCCGGCCCCGCATCGCCGGGCGATGGGCGTGCCGAAAGCCGCGAGCCAGATGCTGTTGATGAGCACATGGGCCCAGGACCCGTGGAGCAGCGTATAGGTCAGCGCGGTCCAGGGACGTCCCTCGCTGTCGCCGAGGACGTATTGGGCGTAAGCCGCGATCGGCCCCATGGCATCCGCCGGGGCGCCGTCCTGCAGCATCCGGACGATCTCCTGGCCCTCCACCCCGCCATAGGCGACGGCCCAGCGGGCGGGTATCACGGCCCAGTCGATCACCACCTGAAAATCGGTCTCCTCCGAAAGGAGGAACATGCGCAAGGCATGGATCGCCACGAGAGCGACAATGCTGGCGGTCACGACCGACGGAAGGTTGAAAATCGGCTCGCGCGCACGGGGCTGAGGCAGGGGCATGGACAACTTTTTCTTGAGCTGGCAGCATGAAGGAATCGGGGCAGTCAGCCGCGGTGACGTTTCACGTACAGCATCGGACGTGAAATCGAACCCACATCCGATGCTTTGACAGTTTGGTTTTGAGCATCTTTCCACGCAAAACCGGTTCCCACTTCCCGCGTTCGATGCTCTAAGCCTTCTATGTGGCCTGCAGCGCAAGCAAAACCAAGCGCTTAGCGCATCGTGCGGAAAAGTGGTCCCGGTTTTTCGCAAGAACGATGCGCTCTCTCCAAGAAGGGAGCATCGGATGGATCCCGGAAGTGGATCCCACTTCCCGCGTCCGGTGCCCGAGCTCGACGCTACGCTCCGTT
This window of the Microvirga sp. TS319 genome carries:
- a CDS encoding rhomboid family intramembrane serine protease, with protein sequence MPLPQPRAREPIFNLPSVVTASIVALVAIHALRMFLLSEETDFQVVIDWAVIPARWAVAYGGVEGQEIVRMLQDGAPADAMGPIAAYAQYVLGDSEGRPWTALTYTLLHGSWAHVLINSIWLAAFGTPIARRCGAGRFYLLSALAAVGGAVLYAAMNPMQVFPLIGASGAVSGLMAAASWFMFAPAAWLWEGRLSEPHERPRQGLADLIRNRSFLIFLGVWFATNYLFAFAQPIGIGEGTIAWEAHVGGFLVGLVVFPWLDPLPARRNRLSA